The following are from one region of the Variovorax sp. V213 genome:
- a CDS encoding pilin yields the protein MNRRSIARNVQKGFTLIELMIVVAIIGILAAVALPAYQDYTVRARVSEAMVLASAAKTLVGENAAAAASSLTLGFDSASVSSTKNVASMDISSAGAISVVTTAAAGGVTLVLTPTSDGSALSANTPPTKQIVWKCTVADTTKFKYVPSECRQAS from the coding sequence ATGAACCGTCGTTCCATCGCACGCAACGTGCAAAAGGGTTTCACCCTGATCGAATTGATGATCGTTGTGGCGATCATTGGTATCTTGGCTGCTGTGGCTCTGCCGGCGTACCAAGACTACACCGTGCGCGCACGCGTGTCGGAAGCCATGGTGCTTGCGTCGGCGGCTAAGACGCTGGTCGGTGAAAACGCGGCTGCTGCGGCCTCCAGTCTCACCCTCGGCTTTGACTCTGCTTCCGTTTCATCCACCAAGAACGTCGCCAGCATGGACATTAGCAGTGCAGGTGCCATTTCCGTGGTTACGACTGCGGCTGCAGGTGGCGTTACGTTGGTTTTGACCCCGACTTCCGACGGGAGTGCGCTGTCCGCCAATACGCCTCCGACCAAGCAGATCGTATGGAAATGCACGGTTGCGGATACCACCAAGTTCAAGTACGTTCCGAGCGAGTGCCGCCAAGCCTCCTAA
- a CDS encoding GtrA family protein: MQANSSYGISSATSSSALSVAKEFVGYFAVSLVGLAVDASVLLILVSGCGLPVVHSSVAAFMAGLVVVYLCSVKFVFASRRVAQPVAEFFTFAMLGVAGLLLTMLIMQVGTQQLHLDYRWTKIGAAGASFVCNFALRKLVLFSRA, from the coding sequence ATGCAAGCTAATTCCTCCTACGGTATTTCCTCCGCGACAAGCTCTTCGGCACTGTCGGTCGCAAAGGAGTTTGTTGGCTATTTTGCCGTATCGCTCGTGGGGCTTGCAGTGGATGCGTCGGTGCTCCTGATCCTCGTTTCCGGGTGCGGACTGCCGGTTGTGCACTCATCCGTTGCAGCATTCATGGCCGGTCTTGTCGTGGTCTATCTGTGTTCCGTGAAGTTCGTATTTGCGAGCCGGCGCGTCGCACAACCTGTCGCGGAGTTCTTCACATTTGCCATGTTGGGAGTTGCGGGCCTTCTCTTGACGATGCTCATCATGCAAGTCGGCACCCAGCAACTGCATCTTGACTACCGCTGGACCAAGATTGGAGCGGCGGGCGCCAGCTTTGTCTGCAACTTTGCACTGCGCAAGCTGGTGCTTTTCTCGAGGGCGTGA
- a CDS encoding NAD(P)/FAD-dependent oxidoreductase translates to MNEINVVVIGAGPAGLTAAYELQRAGVQRICVVEADAQVGGISKTVEYRGNRIDIGGHRFFSKSDWVMQWWASILPVEKAEEGASLSFKYQGQQRDALPENLAEVNPSTRDDVMMVRSRLSRIYFNERFFDYPLKLNAGNLRKLGWAKTVTFGFSYIAAKANPIKQEASLQDFFINRFGEKLYRQFFKEYTEKVWGVPCSEISAAWGAQRVKSLSVSKALWHAAKSALGMNNGQAEQTSLIESFVYPKLGPGQMWEEVAKRFMSNGGVLLMKHRAQHIEISEGAVRSVDVVSHDGQRQRLQCTHVISTMPVKDLVAASKDAWPVEVTDIASRLEYRDFMTVGLLYRREDLPVALSDNWIYIQEPGVKVGRVQVFNNWSPYMVSDPDTVWLGLEFFCKEGDDLWSMSDESLKQLAQSEMKQIKLVSASQAIDATVLRVPKAYPGYFGEAYEQFDRVQSALDAIPNLFLVGRNGMHRYNNQDHSMLTAKEAAHQIITGVVDKSRLWAINVDDEYHEEKVAPDDKSIPVEPELVGGTPALGVQS, encoded by the coding sequence ATGAATGAGATCAATGTTGTGGTGATCGGCGCGGGTCCTGCGGGGCTGACGGCCGCGTATGAGCTTCAGCGCGCGGGCGTTCAGCGAATTTGTGTGGTCGAGGCGGATGCCCAGGTGGGCGGAATTTCTAAGACCGTTGAGTACCGAGGTAACCGGATCGACATCGGAGGCCATCGGTTCTTCTCCAAATCCGACTGGGTGATGCAATGGTGGGCATCCATACTCCCGGTAGAGAAGGCAGAAGAAGGCGCGTCGCTCAGTTTCAAGTACCAAGGCCAGCAGAGAGACGCATTACCCGAAAATCTTGCGGAGGTGAATCCGTCGACAAGAGATGACGTGATGATGGTCCGGAGTCGCCTTTCTCGGATCTACTTCAACGAGCGCTTCTTCGATTACCCCTTAAAGCTCAACGCTGGGAATCTGCGGAAGCTTGGGTGGGCGAAGACTGTCACCTTCGGGTTCAGCTACATCGCGGCCAAGGCGAATCCGATCAAGCAGGAAGCTTCTTTGCAGGACTTCTTTATCAATCGCTTCGGCGAGAAGCTGTATCGGCAATTCTTCAAGGAATACACCGAAAAGGTCTGGGGCGTGCCCTGCAGCGAAATCAGCGCAGCTTGGGGCGCCCAGCGTGTAAAGAGCCTTTCCGTCAGCAAAGCGTTGTGGCATGCGGCGAAATCTGCACTTGGGATGAACAATGGCCAAGCCGAACAGACGTCGCTGATCGAATCGTTTGTCTACCCGAAGCTCGGCCCGGGACAGATGTGGGAAGAGGTCGCCAAGCGATTCATGAGCAATGGCGGTGTGCTGCTGATGAAGCATCGGGCGCAACACATCGAAATCTCCGAAGGGGCTGTGCGATCGGTGGACGTGGTCTCGCATGACGGACAGCGCCAGCGGCTACAGTGCACGCATGTCATATCTACCATGCCCGTCAAGGATCTCGTTGCCGCTTCGAAAGATGCTTGGCCGGTTGAAGTCACGGACATCGCAAGTCGTCTCGAATATCGTGATTTCATGACAGTGGGACTTCTATATCGGCGCGAGGATCTGCCAGTCGCTTTGAGCGATAACTGGATCTATATTCAAGAACCCGGCGTCAAAGTAGGCCGAGTGCAGGTCTTCAACAATTGGAGCCCTTACATGGTGAGCGATCCAGACACTGTGTGGCTTGGCCTCGAATTCTTCTGCAAAGAGGGGGATGATTTGTGGTCGATGAGCGATGAGTCGCTCAAGCAACTCGCACAATCGGAAATGAAGCAGATCAAACTGGTCAGCGCTTCGCAGGCTATCGACGCCACGGTGCTCCGTGTACCGAAAGCATATCCGGGCTATTTTGGCGAGGCCTACGAGCAGTTCGATCGAGTTCAGTCTGCACTGGATGCCATCCCCAACTTGTTCTTGGTCGGGCGCAACGGAATGCACCGATACAACAATCAAGATCACTCAATGTTGACGGCAAAAGAGGCCGCGCATCAAATCATCACGGGCGTCGTCGACAAGAGTCGGCTGTGGGCTATCAACGTGGATGACGAGTATCACGAAGAGAAAGTCGCGCCGGACGATAAATCGATTCCCGTGGAGCCTGAACTGGTTGGTGGAACGCCAGCTTTGGGCGTGCAGTCCTGA
- a CDS encoding GspH/FimT family pseudopilin — protein MNASPLSRIAGFTLIELMVTVAIAAVLLVVAVPSFVSFQRNSELTSATNSFVAAVNTARGEAMKRGMNAMLVPTTGADWGSGWTVFVDQDRSGGLNTGDTTVVQQPALPSYFSASGQGTASETPAYIMFDASGYAKTKTAGFGALTMTIARNDLSGTARTEQTRRVVIARSGRARACNPAIDSTCTATAEE, from the coding sequence ATGAACGCCTCTCCTTTGAGCCGCATTGCTGGCTTTACTTTGATCGAGTTGATGGTCACTGTCGCCATTGCGGCAGTTCTGCTCGTCGTGGCGGTTCCGAGCTTCGTGAGCTTCCAGAGAAACTCCGAGCTGACTTCGGCAACCAATTCATTTGTTGCAGCCGTCAATACAGCGCGAGGCGAGGCGATGAAGCGCGGTATGAACGCCATGCTGGTGCCCACCACCGGCGCTGACTGGGGTTCGGGCTGGACAGTATTCGTAGACCAAGACCGGAGCGGCGGGCTGAATACGGGTGACACCACCGTGGTCCAGCAACCCGCATTGCCGAGTTATTTCAGCGCTTCAGGGCAAGGCACCGCGAGCGAAACCCCGGCCTACATCATGTTCGACGCCTCTGGGTACGCGAAAACCAAAACGGCTGGCTTCGGCGCCCTCACGATGACCATCGCACGCAACGACCTGAGCGGTACGGCACGCACCGAGCAGACCCGGCGCGTCGTCATTGCCAGGTCTGGGCGCGCCCGAGCTTGTAACCCAGCAATAGACAGCACGTGCACGGCGACTGCCGAAGAGTAA
- a CDS encoding type IV pilin protein yields the protein MKKRALTQRGFTLIELMIVVAIVGILASIAYPAYQDSVLKGRRAEARTALLELMQQQERYMTQRGTYLVFSNTNGVTVPADAATTFKTFSGDNSAAPPYRLWAERCPTPVGITERDCIRVNATPVRADAAVNVLSVTSTGVKGCTGNTTNTKLCWP from the coding sequence ATGAAAAAAAGAGCGCTCACCCAAAGAGGCTTCACCCTCATCGAATTGATGATCGTGGTTGCCATCGTCGGCATCCTCGCATCAATCGCCTATCCGGCCTACCAAGACTCGGTTCTGAAAGGGCGCCGCGCGGAAGCCAGGACCGCGCTGCTGGAGTTGATGCAGCAGCAGGAACGCTACATGACGCAGCGAGGCACATATCTGGTGTTCAGCAACACGAATGGCGTGACTGTTCCGGCCGATGCTGCGACGACATTCAAGACTTTTAGCGGAGACAATTCGGCCGCGCCCCCATATCGTCTGTGGGCGGAAAGATGTCCAACCCCCGTCGGCATCACGGAGCGCGATTGCATCCGAGTGAACGCAACGCCTGTCCGGGCCGACGCTGCGGTGAATGTGCTGAGCGTCACCAGTACAGGCGTCAAAGGCTGCACCGGCAACACAACCAACACAAAGCTGTGCTGGCCATGA
- a CDS encoding pilus assembly protein, whose translation MINSGVAYSGAPPTTISSASYAGFRTDNLNRTPAVFVGANDGMLHAFNAGTGDELFGYIPSWLGPKLSALTSSTYVSDHQSYVDASPAVAEAEVGSTGTKADWKTVLVSGTGAGGRGVFALDVTNPAAFDASKVMWEFTNADDADLGFVVGKPQILKMRTSAAGATAAYKWFALVAGGVNNYVRDSAGVFSSTGRPALFLLDLAKPAGTAWTLGSNYYKVSLPVDATLAQTVAPGLINFSAVPGTQREVTQVFAGDLHGNVWKLDFRPFGTTNWNIDKLSAFNKGTSTSPVPYPLFIAKDGTGKVQPISMAPALIAGQRGSSTYVAFGTGKYLEAGDRSSAPQNSFYAVHDNGSTTPDATPAGASVISGRGRLQAGTVDATARTVAIASFVWGRAMSDTDATQRSGWYFDYSTSGEKQISNALLNGETLIFGSLIPGSSSGANTCGVSGGSGNEYRLDVDTGDGDFRVSTVGILGQPLVIELANSIDTISNSTGRRTRTITSQVVKQGSGGIDTATGSGDKTTKTIVAGRLSWRQINNYQDLKNAP comes from the coding sequence ATCATCAACTCCGGGGTTGCGTATTCCGGTGCGCCACCCACGACCATCAGTTCGGCGAGCTACGCAGGTTTTCGTACAGACAACCTGAACCGGACGCCCGCCGTGTTCGTGGGCGCCAACGACGGCATGCTGCATGCCTTCAACGCGGGGACCGGTGACGAACTGTTTGGCTACATCCCAAGCTGGCTGGGGCCCAAACTGTCGGCGCTCACCTCCTCCACGTATGTGTCGGACCACCAAAGCTACGTCGATGCTTCGCCCGCAGTGGCTGAAGCGGAAGTGGGTTCAACCGGCACCAAGGCAGACTGGAAGACTGTGCTTGTCTCAGGCACCGGTGCAGGCGGGCGTGGTGTCTTCGCGCTCGACGTGACCAACCCGGCGGCGTTCGACGCATCGAAGGTGATGTGGGAGTTCACGAACGCGGACGATGCCGACCTGGGCTTTGTGGTGGGCAAACCTCAGATCCTCAAAATGCGCACCAGCGCAGCTGGCGCAACGGCGGCATACAAGTGGTTCGCCTTGGTTGCGGGTGGCGTCAACAACTACGTGCGAGACAGCGCAGGCGTGTTCAGTTCGACGGGCCGCCCCGCCCTCTTCTTGCTTGACCTGGCCAAGCCCGCAGGCACGGCCTGGACGCTCGGCTCCAACTATTACAAGGTATCGCTGCCGGTCGACGCGACGCTGGCGCAGACTGTGGCGCCCGGATTGATCAATTTCTCTGCCGTTCCAGGCACGCAGCGCGAGGTCACCCAAGTGTTCGCCGGCGATCTGCACGGCAATGTCTGGAAGCTCGACTTCCGGCCGTTCGGCACCACCAATTGGAACATCGACAAGCTTTCTGCTTTCAACAAGGGCACGTCCACCAGTCCCGTTCCCTACCCACTCTTCATTGCCAAGGATGGAACGGGCAAGGTCCAACCTATTTCCATGGCACCTGCCCTGATCGCCGGGCAGCGCGGCAGCAGCACCTATGTGGCATTCGGAACCGGCAAGTACCTGGAAGCCGGCGACCGTTCATCGGCACCGCAGAACTCGTTTTATGCGGTGCACGACAACGGATCGACGACGCCTGATGCGACGCCGGCCGGAGCAAGCGTGATCAGCGGGCGCGGTCGACTGCAGGCAGGAACCGTCGATGCAACTGCGCGGACCGTGGCGATTGCATCTTTTGTGTGGGGCCGCGCGATGTCTGACACGGACGCAACGCAGCGGTCCGGTTGGTACTTCGACTATTCGACCAGCGGCGAGAAGCAGATCAGCAATGCCTTGTTGAACGGCGAGACCCTGATTTTCGGCAGCCTCATACCCGGATCGAGCAGTGGAGCCAACACCTGCGGCGTAAGCGGCGGAAGCGGCAACGAGTATCGGCTGGATGTGGACACTGGAGACGGGGACTTCCGGGTATCGACCGTGGGCATCCTCGGCCAGCCGCTGGTGATCGAGCTTGCGAACTCAATCGACACTATCAGCAACAGCACTGGCCGCCGCACCCGGACCATCACGAGCCAAGTAGTGAAGCAAGGCTCCGGTGGTATCGACACCGCCACAGGCTCGGGCGACAAGACCACCAAGACGATCGTCGCCGGCCGCTTGAGCTGGCGGCAGATCAACAACTATCAGGACTTGAAGAACGCACCATGA
- a CDS encoding PilX N-terminal domain-containing pilus assembly protein, which produces MLILIIVSILGVGGAQIAMMAERGSRNDRDMQVAWQAAESALMDAEFDIHGPGTASRKALFTDMHNTNDFVAGCGSSGNSKGLCALVESGKPAWLVADFTSEATGARTVPFGLFTGRTFAAGETGVQPAKVPRYIIEPISDPLNRDKTFDKPPTYVYRVTAMGFGPRDDIQAVAQILYRD; this is translated from the coding sequence ATGCTGATCCTGATCATCGTCTCGATCCTCGGCGTCGGTGGCGCTCAGATCGCCATGATGGCCGAACGAGGGTCGCGAAACGATCGCGACATGCAGGTCGCGTGGCAAGCGGCTGAATCTGCCCTGATGGATGCGGAGTTCGACATCCATGGGCCAGGCACGGCCAGCCGCAAGGCGCTGTTCACCGACATGCACAACACCAACGACTTCGTTGCGGGATGTGGCTCCTCCGGTAACAGCAAGGGCCTGTGCGCGCTGGTGGAAAGCGGCAAGCCTGCCTGGCTGGTCGCCGACTTCACCAGTGAGGCGACCGGCGCAAGAACCGTCCCGTTCGGCCTGTTCACCGGCCGCACCTTTGCCGCAGGCGAAACAGGCGTTCAACCCGCCAAGGTACCGCGCTACATCATCGAGCCGATCTCCGATCCGCTGAACCGCGACAAGACCTTCGACAAACCACCCACCTATGTCTACCGGGTGACAGCAATGGGCTTTGGTCCGCGCGACGACATCCAGGCCGTCGCGCAAATTCTTTACCGCGATTGA
- a CDS encoding PilW family protein, whose amino-acid sequence MRRSQQHVRGLTLIELLVAMVIGLVIVLAAVAALTVARRGFNTVDAASQLRDSGRFAADLIQRVGAQTGYRDVFIAAGLASEDAAREANIGGFNNALLDATNPTTASTARTASVVGYGSDILILRYQASQLYTNSEDSTKAAVADQTMIDCAGNTVASVPNPKDTDPAQVAQAYDRRIVSIFHVAISQGEPALMCTYSSTGAAPWTTVPVIQGVENFQVLYGVDGVTANAAPAAPTAVPDVPDSYLRADQMTVAGSANNTKANWRRVRSIRIGMVLRSAPGSSQDTAAQTFFPFGAAKGTATGGAGSAFANSADVGTSFQPTPDGRLRQTVSFTIHLRNDQGL is encoded by the coding sequence ATGCGCCGCTCGCAACAACACGTGCGCGGCTTGACGCTGATCGAGTTGCTGGTGGCAATGGTCATCGGCCTGGTGATCGTCCTGGCTGCCGTTGCCGCCCTCACTGTCGCGCGCCGCGGTTTCAACACCGTGGACGCCGCTTCGCAGTTGCGCGACAGCGGCCGTTTTGCAGCCGACCTGATCCAGCGCGTGGGCGCGCAGACAGGCTATCGCGATGTTTTCATTGCCGCCGGATTGGCGTCGGAAGATGCCGCGCGCGAAGCAAACATTGGCGGCTTCAACAATGCCCTGCTGGACGCAACCAATCCCACGACTGCATCGACCGCGCGCACGGCAAGCGTGGTGGGCTACGGAAGCGACATTCTTATCCTGCGCTATCAGGCTTCGCAGCTCTACACCAACTCGGAGGACAGCACGAAGGCCGCAGTCGCCGACCAGACCATGATCGATTGCGCGGGCAACACTGTCGCAAGTGTTCCGAATCCGAAGGACACCGATCCGGCCCAGGTCGCCCAAGCCTATGACCGCCGCATCGTCAGCATCTTCCACGTGGCGATCAGCCAGGGAGAGCCGGCGCTGATGTGCACATATTCCAGCACCGGCGCAGCCCCCTGGACCACCGTGCCGGTGATTCAAGGCGTGGAAAATTTCCAGGTGCTTTACGGCGTGGATGGCGTAACGGCCAATGCCGCTCCAGCCGCGCCGACAGCAGTGCCGGATGTGCCCGACAGCTACCTGCGGGCCGACCAGATGACGGTCGCCGGTTCTGCCAACAACACCAAAGCCAATTGGCGCCGCGTGCGAAGTATCCGCATTGGCATGGTGCTTCGCAGTGCACCCGGGTCCAGCCAGGACACGGCGGCGCAAACCTTCTTTCCCTTCGGCGCAGCCAAGGGTACCGCGACCGGCGGAGCCGGGTCGGCATTTGCCAACTCGGCCGACGTGGGCACCTCGTTCCAACCCACGCCGGATGGCCGGCTGCGCCAGACCGTCTCTTTCACGATCCACCTGCGCAACGACCAGGGCCTATGA
- the pilV gene encoding type IV pilus modification protein PilV: protein MKTLLVSRRRARHAGFSLIEVLIAIVVLSFGLLGMVGLQAASLQANRDARLQSAATVLAREFAEMMRGNKAVALLGTGNPYIGDFSSPLAPATPSYCLTVGSTCATAEATAQAELTEWLARVDAELPGARVSICHDSAPYGTTGLPTWTCTSGSTTDVVVVKIGWTRASTRRGDTALDQASAPSVVLPVTAGSTL from the coding sequence ATGAAAACCCTCCTTGTTTCTCGCCGCCGCGCACGCCACGCCGGCTTCAGCCTCATTGAAGTGCTGATTGCAATCGTGGTGTTGTCTTTCGGTTTGCTTGGGATGGTGGGCCTGCAAGCGGCATCGCTCCAGGCCAACCGCGATGCCCGGCTGCAATCCGCTGCAACCGTTCTTGCACGCGAATTTGCCGAAATGATGCGAGGCAACAAGGCGGTCGCACTGCTTGGCACCGGCAATCCGTACATCGGCGATTTTTCGAGTCCGCTGGCTCCGGCCACGCCGAGCTACTGCTTGACAGTGGGGTCGACATGCGCGACGGCCGAAGCCACGGCACAGGCGGAACTGACCGAATGGCTGGCCCGTGTCGATGCCGAGCTTCCCGGCGCCCGCGTCAGCATCTGCCACGACTCGGCCCCTTACGGCACGACAGGCCTTCCGACCTGGACCTGCACGAGCGGTTCAACGACCGACGTCGTGGTCGTCAAGATTGGCTGGACGCGCGCCAGCACCCGCCGTGGAGATACGGCCCTCGACCAGGCCAGCGCGCCTTCTGTGGTGCTGCCCGTGACCGCCGGGAGCACGCTGTAA
- a CDS encoding PglL family O-oligosaccharyltransferase — protein MTSRAAPLEVAVLPSKAFGALRAGLVAFPFLCPLVAGPSVQAWQLFATWACLAAMVLVIRPGAPARSVWLWLAAGMAAIVLSSSFFSPHSAATWLPAVVVLGATAAAACVGVGMARGGPSASAALAVGTLVAGLVSAVLGLLQYYGLAEPLVPWTTTPALGQAYGNLRQRNQFATLISMALVAALWIHATQPSVRARRWLVAAAMLLLVAAAASTSRTGLLQLLSIVGVSAFIARRERRGVASDSTATHFSLPPPLVLLALVPVYFAIAWVLPQLAAGEVEGMMRRLQEGAPGDHTRLILWRNVLTLIAQHPLTGWGWGELSFAHYSTLYEGSRFPEILDNAHNLPLHLAVELGIPVSVLICGGFVWMVLAARPWRERDPARLMAWGMLGAIALHSLLEYPLWYGPFQLAFGLCLGMLWPAGRNASSPLRQQRFDKGRWVEPAVLSSASAAVLMAVVGYATWDYIRISQIYLPRDERLPAYEENTLAKAKGSWLFARQVGFAELTLTKVTPANAATLHALAERTLHFSPEPRVIVKLIESAELMGRSQEARDQAERFRIAFPNEYERWLKGQPVEADAP, from the coding sequence ATGACGTCCCGTGCAGCGCCTCTCGAGGTGGCCGTCCTCCCTTCGAAAGCCTTTGGCGCCCTGCGTGCCGGCCTGGTCGCGTTCCCCTTTCTCTGCCCACTCGTGGCGGGCCCTTCGGTCCAGGCTTGGCAGTTGTTCGCAACCTGGGCCTGCCTCGCGGCGATGGTTCTGGTGATTCGTCCTGGCGCGCCGGCGCGGAGCGTCTGGCTCTGGCTGGCGGCCGGAATGGCGGCGATCGTGCTTTCTTCTTCTTTCTTCTCCCCGCACTCCGCAGCCACCTGGCTGCCGGCGGTCGTGGTGCTGGGCGCCACGGCGGCTGCGGCCTGCGTTGGAGTGGGCATGGCGCGCGGCGGGCCTTCGGCTTCGGCGGCGCTGGCGGTGGGAACCCTGGTGGCCGGGCTGGTCAGCGCGGTGCTGGGCCTGCTCCAGTACTACGGCCTGGCCGAGCCGCTGGTGCCATGGACCACCACGCCGGCGCTGGGCCAGGCCTACGGCAACCTGCGCCAGCGCAACCAGTTCGCCACGCTGATCAGCATGGCGCTGGTAGCGGCGCTGTGGATTCACGCCACGCAGCCTTCGGTGCGTGCGCGGCGTTGGCTGGTGGCGGCGGCCATGCTGTTGCTGGTGGCCGCGGCGGCGTCTACCTCGCGCACGGGCTTGCTCCAGTTGCTGTCGATCGTGGGCGTTTCTGCCTTCATTGCGCGGCGGGAGCGCCGTGGCGTGGCCTCCGATAGCACTGCCACGCACTTCAGCCTGCCACCGCCGCTTGTACTGCTGGCCCTGGTCCCGGTCTATTTCGCCATTGCCTGGGTGCTGCCGCAGCTGGCGGCGGGCGAGGTCGAGGGCATGATGCGGCGCTTGCAGGAGGGCGCGCCCGGCGACCACACGCGGCTCATCCTGTGGCGCAACGTGCTCACGCTGATCGCCCAGCATCCTTTGACGGGGTGGGGCTGGGGCGAACTGAGCTTCGCGCACTACAGCACGCTGTACGAGGGATCGCGATTCCCCGAGATCCTGGACAACGCGCACAACCTGCCGCTGCACCTCGCCGTGGAGCTGGGCATCCCGGTGTCGGTGCTGATCTGCGGCGGCTTCGTCTGGATGGTGCTTGCGGCCAGGCCCTGGCGCGAGCGCGATCCGGCGCGGCTCATGGCGTGGGGCATGCTGGGGGCCATTGCATTGCACAGCCTGCTGGAATACCCGCTCTGGTACGGGCCGTTCCAGCTGGCGTTCGGGCTGTGCCTGGGAATGCTGTGGCCCGCCGGGCGCAACGCTTCATCGCCCCTGCGGCAGCAGCGCTTCGACAAAGGCCGGTGGGTGGAGCCGGCCGTGTTGTCTTCCGCCTCAGCCGCTGTGCTGATGGCGGTGGTCGGCTATGCCACGTGGGACTACATCCGCATCAGCCAGATCTATCTGCCGCGCGACGAGCGCTTGCCGGCCTATGAAGAAAACACGTTGGCCAAGGCCAAGGGATCGTGGCTTTTCGCAAGGCAGGTGGGTTTTGCGGAACTGACGCTCACCAAGGTGACCCCCGCCAACGCGGCCACACTGCATGCGCTGGCCGAGCGCACGCTGCATTTTTCACCCGAGCCGCGCGTGATCGTCAAGCTGATCGAAAGCGCCGAACTGATGGGCCGAAGCCAGGAAGCCCGGGATCAGGCGGAACGCTTCCGCATTGCCTTTCCGAATGAGTACGAGCGCTGGCTGAAGGGCCAGCCGGTCGAGGCCGATGCGCCCTGA
- the moaC gene encoding cyclic pyranopterin monophosphate synthase MoaC, with the protein MSSLTHFDAQGQAHMVDVAAKPATHRVAVATGRIEMQPATLALIESGTAKKGDVLGIARIAGIQAAKKTSDLIPLCHPLALTRVALAFALAEKGNAPQVVCTATVETVGPTGVEMEALTAVQVALLTIYDMCKAVDRGMRITDVHVLEKHGGKSGSYVAG; encoded by the coding sequence ATGAGTTCCCTCACCCATTTTGACGCGCAGGGCCAGGCCCACATGGTCGACGTTGCGGCCAAGCCCGCCACCCACCGCGTGGCCGTGGCCACCGGCCGCATCGAGATGCAGCCTGCGACGCTGGCGCTGATCGAATCGGGAACCGCAAAGAAGGGCGACGTGCTCGGCATCGCCCGCATCGCGGGCATCCAGGCGGCCAAGAAAACCAGCGACCTGATTCCGCTGTGCCACCCGCTGGCGCTCACGCGCGTGGCCCTGGCCTTTGCGCTGGCCGAAAAAGGCAATGCCCCGCAGGTGGTCTGCACCGCGACGGTCGAGACCGTCGGGCCCACCGGTGTCGAGATGGAAGCGCTGACCGCGGTACAGGTCGCACTGCTCACCATCTACGACATGTGCAAGGCCGTGGACCGCGGAATGCGGATCACCGATGTGCATGTGCTGGAGAAGCATGGCGGCAAGTCGGGCAGCTACGTGGCGGGTTGA